The region CGCACATAAGACTTTTTTAATTAAATTCAAATCAACAGGTTTTAATAAAATATCATCCATCTCAGCTTCCAAAAATTTCGGATCATCTTTTGATAAACCATTGGCCGTTAATGCAATAATGCGACCTGAATACCCGAGCTGACGAATTCTTTTTGAGGCTTCATAGCCGTCAATTACTGGCATACAAATATCCATGACCACGACATCGTAATTAGGATTTTGTTTTATTTCATCAATGGCTCCTTCACCACTGTCAATCGTTTTAACATGCTTCACATCTATTACCTCTAAAATATCTTCCATTAGCATGAGATTAATTTCATTATCATCTACTACTAAAACGGAAAAATCATGTTCCATCATTTCCATTTAAACTCCGCCTCCATAGTTACTTAAAAAAGTGACAGTTATCATTTTAATCACTTTTAATTTTAACGTCAATAATTACCTTATTATTTTCCCTAAATTTCAACTGTAACCAAGTTAGCTCGTCATGAAACCTTTCATTAAACTGAAACATGTTTAAATACCCTCGATAAATTTTATCCTCCCAGGAATCATCACAAAGAATCGTGATTTTTCTT is a window of Turicibacter sanguinis DNA encoding:
- a CDS encoding response regulator; its protein translation is MEMMEHDFSVLVVDDNEINLMLMEDILEVIDVKHVKTIDSGEGAIDEIKQNPNYDVVVMDICMPVIDGYEASKRIRQLGYSGRIIALTANGLSKDDPKFLEAEMDDILLKPVDLNLIKKVLCA